The following coding sequences lie in one Panicum virgatum strain AP13 chromosome 6N, P.virgatum_v5, whole genome shotgun sequence genomic window:
- the LOC120677656 gene encoding disease resistance protein RGA2-like, whose translation MDTVQGIFSFVVSMVQAPAEVKKALQQLETKLPSARLLVSRSEWGMFKDKELDKLFLQLKYATYDAEDLLRDFEDQAQRQKIEDAGRSRAGQLYSSFVNNATHFLHGSSKRVRETQDKLDEAMAEVEKELNRMGLHVVPEKVMPITTEIITASEVFGRDTERNEVIEMLGVTETIDHTDKIDQVIKQMGMPLTMGSTSAGSSKRKSTATAGHGTLASTRKSAKQLIKGDRSSGAGLTETTILTGYVSVLPIFGIGGIGKTTLAQLIYNDERVRAHFTVRIWVCVSDLFDDERMTKEIFKTISEPSIDLPCDLRGLQAELKEKLKSQKFLLVLDDIWEISQQKWEHFYAQLRHGLEGSMILVTTRDRNIAHLVATSNCKPLQLEGLPADTFWEFFKKCVFDKEHPESYPHLQDIGRSISSKLCGNPLAAKTLGHLLNSNLTEEPWMVINNSELWEQEQKEGEILPALRLSYLHLPYELRRCFAFCSMFPKGYSFERHEIVDIWVAEGFIAPQGRMHLEDMGIRYLDELRGRCLFQTDPKFPDQDRYVMHDLIHGTAQQASMHECFLMKDLSKVVHKLRHMSVEVDGKSLSTMEGFQHLNKLRSLRFGTKLDVKITWFSQLSNILFLSLRGCKLEDLPESICEVTSLRYLDISHSHVKDLPAKFWRLYSLQVVDASRSRLRTIHQDVIKLTNLRRLALPMKASLALSKVRGLGNLCCLRNLSYFTVVRKNGGFQELKGMNQLRGTLCIRSIHTVKSKEEAAEARLVDKKYLKELNLHWRINHDTWTLRPGENEVIEGLCPYERIEHLKVHHFWGDRLPSWLNPKNLQNLRSLQLSDCLYFETLSIPHFASGTQGGSTGRHASSSTNCCHSIASGAFTHLTDISIVGCHGLKNLDQFLVPRNLPSVESILLEKCDNLESIPADGFVGFLHLRDLKLCSCRSLVHPHRQKMALPPALRRLCIGSCGQLDRSFISSLEKVTSLTVLCLISCHNIESIPLDLIPCRNTLRFLLLACCHKLSSIGGSGIPSSIECVSVSGCPKLTQVQQPYKKNIGGMSDAGFLRGTGPAWL comes from the exons ATGGATACCGTGCAAGGCATCTTTTCGTTCGTGGTGAGCATGGTCCAAGCGCCGGCGGAGGTGAAAAAAGCGCTGCAGCAACTCGAGACCAAGCTGCCCTCCGCTCGCTTGCTCGTCAGTCGCAGCGAGTGGGGCATGTTCAAGGACAAGGAGCTGGACAAACTCTTCTTGCAACTCAAGTACGCCACCTACGATGCCGAGGACCTTCTCCGCGATTTCGAAGACCAGGCGCAGCGGCAGAAGATTGAGGACGCCGGCCGGAGCAGGGCAGGTCAACTCTACTCATCCTTTGTGAATAATGCAACACATTTTCTCCATGGCAGCAGTAAGAGGGTAAGGGAGACCCAAGATAAGCTCGACGAGGCTATGGCTGAGGTTGAGAAAGAGCTCAATAGGATGGGTCTCCATGTTGTGCCGGAGAAGGTCATGCCGATAACAACTGAAATAATCACAGCTTCCGAAGTATTTGGCCGTGACACGGAACGGAATGAAGTGAtagag ATGCTGGGTGTGACTGAGACCATTGACCACACGGACAAAATTGATCAGGTGATCAAACAAATGGGCATGCCACTCACTATGGGCAGTACGTCTGCAGGGTCGTCTAAACGAAAGAGCACAGCAACAGCAGGCCATGGCACCCTTGCATCTACACGCAAATCAGCCAAGCAACTTATTAAAGGGGACCGTAGCAGCGGCGCTGGACTCACTGAGACTACCATCCTCACTGGCTACGTTTCTGTCTTGCCGATTTTTGGCATTGGCGGGATCGGGAAGACCACCCTAGCTCAGCTAATCTACAATGATGAAAGGGTGAGAGCCCACTTTACTGTGAGGATATGGGTCTGTGTTTCAGACCTCTTCGATGATGAAAGAATGACAAAGGAGATCTTCAAGACCATCTCTGAGCCAAGCATTGACTTACCGTGCGATTTACGTGGTCTTCAAGCAGAACTGAAGGAGAAACTGAAGAGTCAAAAGTTCCTTTTGGTGCTGGATGATATTTGGGAGATTTCCCAACAGAAATGGGAGCACTTTTATGCACAGTTGCGTCATGGACTTGAAGGTAGCATGATCTTGGTGACTACAAGAGACAGAAACATTGCTCACCTTGTCGCCACCAGCAATTGTAAACCTCTCCAACTCGAAGGATTGCCTGCTGATACATTTTGGGAATTCTTCAAGAAATGTGTATTTGATAAAGAGCACCCAGAGTCATATCCTCACTTGCAAGACATTGGCCGGAGCATTTCCTCCAAGTTGTGTGGTAATCCTTTGGCTGCCAAAACTCTTGGACATTTGCTGAATAGTAATCTAACTGAGGAACCTTGGATGGTAATCAACAACAGTGAATTATGGGAGCAAGAACAAAAAGAGGGCGAGATATTACCAGCCCTTCGGCTGAGCTACTTGCATCTCCCATATGAACTTAGGAGATGCTTTGCATTTTGCTCCATGTTTCCGAAAGGTTATAGCTTTGAACGACATGAGATCGTTGACATTTGGGTGGCAGAAGGCTTTATTGCACCACAGGGGAGGATGCATCTTGAAGACATGGGGATTAGGTACTTGGATGAATTGAGAGGAAGGTGTCTTTTCCAAACTGATCCAAAGTTCCCTGATCAGGATAGATATGTAATGCATGACTTGATCCATGGTACTGCGCAGCAAGCTTCCATGCACGAATGCTTCTTGATGAAAGATTTGAGCAAAGTGGTACATAAACTTCGCCATATGTCAGTCGAGGTGGATGGTAAATCCTTGAGCACAATGGAAGGCTTTCAACATTTGAATAAATTGCGTTCACTTAGGTTTGGCACAAAATTGGACGTTAAGATCACCTGGTTCAGTCAGCTCTCTAACATCCTGTTTTTGAGCCTAAGAGGTTGCAAGCTGGAGGATCTACCTGAAAGCATATGTGAGGTTACTAGCCTCCGTTATTTGGATATATCGCATAGCCATGTGAAAGATCTGCCAGCAAAATTCTGGCGCCTTTACAGCCTGCAAGTTGTTGATGCAAGTCGTTCACGTCTGAGAACAATTCATCAGGATGTAATAAAGCTGACCAACTTGCGTCGACTAGCATTGCCAATGAAAGCCTCTCTGGCCCTATCGAAGGTACGTGGACTGGGAAATCTATGTTGCCTTCGGAACTTGAGCTATTTTACAGTTGTAAGAAAGAATGGGGGATTTCAAGAGCTGAAGGGCATGAATCAGCTCAGAGGAACACTATGTATCAGATCAATTCATACTGTGAAGAGCAAGGAGGAGGCTGCTGAGGCTAGACTCGTTGACAAGAAATACCTCAAGGAATTGAATCTACACTGGCGAATTAATCACGATACTTGGACGCTGAGACCCGGTGAGAATGAAGTGATTGAGGGCTTGTGCCCTTATGAGAGAATTGAACACCTTAAGGTCCATCACTTTTGGGGTGATAGGCTACCAAGCTGGCTTAACCCAAAAAACCTGCAAAATTTAAGAAGCCTGCAGCTTTCAGATTGTCTTTACTTCGAAACTTTATCAATCCCCCACTTTGCAAGCGGTACACAAGGTGGTTCAACGGGTCGGCATGCAAGCAGCAGCACCAATTGCTGCCATAGCATTGCATCCGGTGCCTTTACACACCTCACTGACATAAGCATTGTCGGATGCCACGGGCTGAAAAATCTTGATCAGTTCTTGGTCCCGAGGAACCTGCCATCCGTCGAGTCCATATTGCTCGAGAAATGTGACAATCTAGAGTCTATACCTGCCGAtggttttgttggattccttcaCCTCCGAGATCTGAAACTCTGTAGTTGTCGCAGTTTGGTGCACCCGCATCGACAGAAAATGGCTTTGCCCCCCGCACTCCGACGGCTCTGTATTGGGTCCTGCGGTCAGCTCGACAGATCATTCATTTCTTCCCTAGAGAAGGTCACCTCTCTCACGGTACTCTGCTTGATTTCATGTCACAACATCGAGTCGATCCCGTTGGACTTGATCCCCTGCAGAAACACGCTCAGGTTCCTGCTTCTCGCTTGCTGCCACAAGTTGTCGTCCATTGGTGGATCGGGCATCCCTTCATCCATAGAGTGCGTCAGTGTATCCGGCTGCCCTAAGCTAACCCAAGTACAGCAGCCATATAAGAAGAATATTGGTGGGATGTCCGATGCCGGATTTCTTCGAGGAACCGGCCCTGCTTGGTTGTGA